The Betta splendens chromosome 2, fBetSpl5.4, whole genome shotgun sequence nucleotide sequence CTCAACTCACTCGTCGtcttctccatctcccacttccgGCAGCTCCAGACTCCGACCAACACCCTGCTGCAGTCTCTGGCGgtgtctgacctgctgctggggcTGCTGGTGATGCCTGTTGAAGGCCTGCGCTACATAGAGACATGCTGGCTGCTGGGGAGGCTCATGTGTGCTCTGAGCCCGTACATTTACTACTGTCTAACGTCTTCCTCTGTGGGCCACATGGTGCTCATATCGGTCGTTCGTTATCTGACCGTCTGTGATCCACTGCAACAGTACTCCAAGATCACCATGACTAACGTTAAAATCTGTATCTGTCTCTGCTGGACATCTTCAGTAATGTACAACGGCTTAATTCTGATGGAGCACATGGGGCACCCTGACAGAGTGCGATCCTGCTACGGGCAATGTGTAGTGGTCATCAACTACATCTCAGGCACTGTTGACCTCATCGTCACCTTTGTGGGACCCTGCACTGTCATGGCTGTGCTGTACATGAGGGtgtttctggctgctctgtcTCAGGCGCGTGTAATTCAGTCACAGACGGCTGCTACTAACACGGAAGCAGCTCCAACAGCTAAGAAGTCACAGAGGAAGGCAGCCAGGACGCTGGGGATTCTGATAGTTGTGTTCCTAATGTGTTTCTGCCCTTATTACTATCCCACGCTTGCAGGCGAGGACACGTCCACTGGCTTGTCCTATTTTGGAGTATTAGCTTGGCTCATGATGATAAATTCTTTTGTAAACCCTCTCATATATGCTCTGTTTTATCCGTGGTTTAGAAAAGCTatcaaactcatttttacacttAAAATTCTGCAGGCTCACTCACAGGATGTCATGGTCATGTAAAAGACACATGTAAAGTATTAATAAATTTTAATTTCTTACATATGTCTCACATGTGGAGCCGACTCACATCTCTCTACTGAGGACAACACATTAAGCCTGGTTACCA carries:
- the LOC114870719 gene encoding trace amine-associated receptor 13c-like, coding for MDNTSSSLCFPNLNSSCRRLLRPQSETTLLYTLLFSVSLLTVMLNSLVVFSISHFRQLQTPTNTLLQSLAVSDLLLGLLVMPVEGLRYIETCWLLGRLMCALSPYIYYCLTSSSVGHMVLISVVRYLTVCDPLQQYSKITMTNVKICICLCWTSSVMYNGLILMEHMGHPDRVRSCYGQCVVVINYISGTVDLIVTFVGPCTVMAVLYMRVFLAALSQARVIQSQTAATNTEAAPTAKKSQRKAARTLGILIVVFLMCFCPYYYPTLAGEDTSTGLSYFGVLAWLMMINSFVNPLIYALFYPWFRKAIKLIFTLKILQAHSQDVMVM